The Labrus mixtus chromosome 14, fLabMix1.1, whole genome shotgun sequence nucleotide sequence AACAGCCTCTGCTTTATCTGCTCTCATGCACTTTATTCTAGcctttctatttcagtattcatacagctctggttactttattcctgttgttcttatccatcattgcacaacagtcactttatttatctcatttttacctttacagttatattgtttatattagttctgttgttccattattcaccatgccccttattaacttatcatttagtatttgcctacttgcatatagctctgtatatatatatttatttctcgtttactgcacatagttgtgtttacatctggtcactactgcacatagttatggttacatctgtttacatctgttagtctgatcactgtccacttatatctactcttttatattttgtatttttaagttaagtttaagctttaagttgtatttaaattgtcactttatatttaggttaaaatgttttgtacttgcactgttgttaatttactgcgctgtgtgcctttgaattgccccccggggacaaataaagttttttgatttgaattgtgttagcatgctaatgctagcgctcttcagttagctcgtagcttcatattgcatgtAAAGTGAAACAGAATGAtggtgatctaaaaactctctACTTGACATCCagataatcagtgagtatgttcttcttcttctctagtccttcattaaaacagcttttatacacaaggggaggagctggccgtcccgtccatgtaaacacggctctgacaacaacacagccagcgggactcgagcttctcactcattgtagacagtcatgactcagagagacatttacacaggagatactggatttctgctgtatttatgtggaacatgtcgcacattcttcctttaagtcacAGAGCTGTAAACTACACcaggtgtttaaaatgtttaaatgaggaGCACCAATGGCCTAGCCCTAGTGGTTATAGCTTGGCCCCATGAACGGGGgttgtggtcctccaagcgggcgtcctgggtttgattttgacctgtggctcctttactacatgtcgttccccgctctctctctctctcctcggtctctggctctatccactacagtaacatttgaaaaatgcattaaagtgttaatcataacaacaaaaaaagatttacaggAAAACAGATTGATTAGGGATCAACAGCCCGTCGAATCGCTGCAGCATGAGGCAGGTTTTCCATCACACCGCGCTGAATCTCATTGGCAAGTGCACTTCAAGAGGCAAAGTGGGCTACAGCTTATGATTAAATGGTCTGCAGGCGaggcctttttgtcttttttttttagacagagagagagagagagaggagagggagagagggagagagagggagagagaggagagagagaggagagagagagagagagagagagacagggagagagctCTTTCTGAAGGCCAAAGTTAATGCAGTCATAGAAAGAACTCTGATACACTCCCACGTGAAATGGCCATGTGAGGAAAGCCCGGAGGGAGAAAAGGCCTTGAATGAatttaagagagagagggagagggagagggagagagagagggagagagtgggagggaggCAGATAGAGAGAAAGTTCAAACATTACTGATCCTCAAACATCCTTTTTGGTTTCTGGTTCAATTGGAATCTGGCAGAATCCTAAGTGTCTGCTAAAAGCTCCATTTTTTTGTAGCTCTTCCTCCTGCATCTCTGCCGAGCTCTCAGAGTTTGATGCTGACAGATTGTGAGCTACCTGATATCCTTCATCATCCTCCCCCCTTCAGTGGAGGTGTTTGTTCCGCCCCGAGCAAGTCCTCCAGGACTAACAAACAGCCGGCGAGCTTGATGGACTACAGGGAGACATCTGCTCTGCCCAGCTTTGCcgtagagaaagaaaacaacgcGTTACAGTAATCAATCAATGTGCAAAGTGTCTCATGATTAACCTCACACACCTCACCGTTATCAGGCCGTCATATCAGCTCGTCGTTGTGAATTAGCACTGAGGAGTTGCAGGGTGTATGTCTGCCAGCacgcactgttttttttttttttatccccgaGGTTGGCATATTGCTTTGCTCAATTTATATCCTCCGCATCATTGTCACAACTGTGCTCGAGCCCCCTCAGGGATGAGCTCTGTTTTGTGTACTCGGGGGacgagagggagaggaagagtcTGCCATCTGCAATCTGATTTGTGGTTATAGAATCAGCACCCTCACAGAGACAATATCACCAGAGCCCACATATCCTTTGAGCTCTGTCATCCATTATAAACTGTGAGCGGCTCATGtcagcagatgtgtgtgtgtgtgtgtgtgtgtgtgtgtgtgtgtgtgtgtgtgtgtgtgtgtgtgtgtgtgtgtgcattgtgatGAGCTGGTTTAAGCATCTGAATTTCCTCCTGCAGACCGGTTGTTCCCAAACAGGGGCCTCAGGGAGTTTCAGAGGGTTCAGTGTGAAATGATGCATAGTCGAGTCTGAAGCTTAAAGTTGACTTTTTAATATGTAACATGACACTCATAttcactcacacagacatttCAGACGTGACTGACAGACatccgggagagagagagagagagagagagagagtgggtaatgacatgtatgggagccacaggtcggacttgaacccaggccgcccacctggaggactacagcctctgcacatggggcgtgtgcactCACTATTATCTCATGTGAGAGGGGGTTTGTAGGAATTGTTTCAGGGAGCATGTGGGATGAGAGACATTTTCTGTAGTTCACATACTGGTCGCTAGGGGGCGGTGTAGCTTCAGcctaaagaaacagaaatctcTACGAGAACCCTCTTTGAACCGGAAGCTGACATCTCTTTGGTCAAACCAACATGGTGGCACCCTGCAGGCAATGTGAATGTAAACAGCGGCTCACCTCTGGGACATTAAACACTTTAATAGaacttatatttatataaaaatggCTCTCAGAGTGTGCGCGCGAGTCTTCAAAGGCTCCGCCCTCCTTTCAGCACGAGCCGTGGTTTCCGCGCGACACGAAAGTGCGTCATGGATTCTAACGGCAGGTGAGATCATCAcaagcatgtttattttttattaacttagAGGTTCTATTTACATATGTGAGGAGACATTTTGAGATTGTAGggggaaataaaatgttggGACGTCAGGAGGAGAAATTaacaaacatgacatttaaatgtttaaaggtaataaaatgtttgtgcaaAATAGATTCTAGATTGTGGTTTGGGGGATAGCCCACAAACAGGTCTAATCAGGGCCGTAACCAGGGTGACCCGTGGGGTCCAGGAGCCTGGCAGGCTGACACCAATCATCCTTTGTTTTAGGATGTTTTTCTCCTGCAAAGTGAGATTACCAAACCAGACTGTCAGTGAGCTGGTGAGGATGCTTTCAATACAAGTTATGTAGGATGTGTCcgtttaaaggggacatattatgaagaatccacttctacagtgtttctgaacatatatttgggtaacctgagtgtctactgacccacaacatgtgaaataaacccatccagtcctttgtttgtggtctgcataagtcttacaacacagagacaaatgctctgtttctaatgtgctctccttgtgatgtcacagtgggattctgttaaaaaaaaatcccctcccctctcctggtatctccacccatggactccacccccagcctagaacaaaagtTTTGCgcaggtcctccatttttattctctctacagaggagtgatgtctacggggaaaactcaggggggctcattacatttaaagagacacacacaccaaagctggtctatacagggtcacaaacctcctctggtgcttgattcatgttatattttgaccaaagcacagaacagatgtttcatttagaccacaggggactgtttgaaaaggtggagaagggggttCACAAATGACGGTGAGCATTGGGGAAGGGGGCGGAGCTATACAAAACAGTttaagaaaaggagaaagtgaGACAATAGGAACAGAATAAACAAGCACTCAGCTCGTCCCCTCAAGCTGTCGTTCTCCATGACTGATGGCCATGAAATAGTAACGCCTAAAGCTGCAGGAAGCCTTTTAGCATCACTTAGTCGAGGCAGTGAGGAGAAGTGGAGGACAGAAGTGACAGCGAGAGGGAAGATTGCAGTTGTGTCTCCCCTGCCGGAGAAGTGACGTAGATATTGTCTTTGTCGTCTTTACAGGAAATGCCGCCTGCGTCCGAGGAAGAGGGACGGGATTCAACTTGACTCCTGCTTGTTTTATATCTTCAGAGGTTCTTCTCAACAGATTGATGAAAGGCAAAGCAGTGGAAGAAGACGGCAGCATCCATCGACAACCAGCCTCAGTTCCACCGGACAGCAGTAATGagtttattattaaataaatgtatcagtTATTATGTGAATAACGCcgattcataacaagtgttatctcgaggcgctttacaaaagagcaggttaaagacctttaCTCGTAGTTAAGAAAAATGGGAGACGGGATCAGATGCAGggaggatttctcctttgtattcctggcGTTCCTGTCGTCCACACTtgcttgccgctgaggtggaggtcggagcaggacgtgcatgaatgaggacggcggtggttgaggggacgacacagtccgatggtggtggctgggcgtcagagACGTCGGGTGGtcgtagtgccagatcacctcgctgaaggttgagAGCCCGTCCTCCTGGCTTCTAATTCTCATCCTGAATTCATCTTATTGTTTACGCCAGGGATGCAACAACACGGCCAGCCTGCGGTTCAGCATGTACCTcggtttttttatttcacagttttCAGTTCGCTTTATGTTTCCACTCGAGTACGTCGACATGTGTAAAGCGATGTTTGCAGAaagtcatttcttatttttagtGTCTTCCTCATCATGAAACTTGATGCTGAAACCAAAACCTCCTCCGGTTGCTTTTTGTCTCCGCTATGACATCACATTTGTATTCTCAATCTAATCTTTGTTTCAGGTGAGCAGTTTTCTTTGTTGCTGAGAGGTCCGGATCAGCCGGAGAACTCAAAGGTTTTGAAAGTGGCTATTATCGGAGCTCCGAACGCGGGGAAGTCCACCCTGTCCAATCAGATTCTTGGCAGGAAGGTAAGCGTCTCGACTGTCTCACTTTAAAACCTCCACTGTGAAGTTTGTCTCACTGAAGAGGAGGTGATGCTCGGTCTTTCTAAcgagtgtttctgtttgtctttaaggTGTTTGCAGTGTCCAAGAAAGTCCACACCACGCGCTCCCGAGCCCTCGGCGTCCTGACGGAGGACGACACACAGATAGTAAGAGCTTTAGAGTGAATTTAATCTCCTCTCTAAAAGCTTTTCAAATTCTCACTGAATGTGtggtttgtctttttcttaGATTTTACTCGACACTCCTGGTCTCACAACTGCATCGAAAGTCAAAAGGTGCCTtcctttgtcatgtttttctcagAAGTGTGTCGTCATACTTGCAGCTTTAATTAAACAGCGTAACATATAACTGGACCCTCTGACTCCACAGACACCAGTTAGAGAACTCTCTGCTCGTAGATCCCTGGACGACAGTCAAAGAAGCCGATCTGGGTATGATACCGAGATTTTTATCAGTCCTACCCGAGCTGCAGATTTCTTCCTGcatgcttttgtttctgtttgagttTTGAGTGTAAACTGTGTCTGCTCTCAGTGGTCGTCATGGTGGACGTGGCCGACAGATGGATGTGCCTCAAGCTGGACTTCGAGGTGCTCAGATGTCTTGCTCAGCACCCTGACATCCCTGCGATCCTGGTCCTCAATAAGGTAACTTTACAACATGGTTACTCTATCAGAAGGAatcatttgaacaaataaaaCGTGTCTTTTTAGCTCCAAATTTAAAGCTAATTAACACTTTAACACATTTATGGTAAAGGAGTTTTTGTACAGTAGCTTATATAGAATATAATGGAAAAGCCAGTAATTTAGCACCGGCACCGCTGGTGTTTGGCACTTTCCTGTCCAGCAGAAAGCAAACTAAAACTTTGACTCTTTAAGccgctgttgaaaaatgaagccgatgctgaagtgcacaaaatcctgcagttcctcgagtgtccactagaggctggctgcagaagcacaggaagtcacatacacacccattcaaaaaatcctgtttttacagcagagattaacatgtttacagcctggttcaaaaaaccaaataggtctgattagatcatgtctcgatcagcacacactgtacgggggggtgaatgttttgatgactcatcagttttgatttgatgaaggataagagttattcacaataaggcgtgtagctgacctgattgacaggtgggcgcggtgtaacggtttgtcaggatgcttaaaacctgcctcagctccagctctcagcctgtcgttaggttgactgaaagttagactgagacagcatttccagcatggagaccgccatcgatgggactccagcgccccctgcaggaacagacgggtgacgtcactcagacttcaaacattcttatttacagtctatactccaaacacacacgagACACCAATGACCCGAAGCTTTGACCTTATGCTCAGCATAAGCCAAGACTTCCCCCAGTGGTCAAAGTCGGTATTACACTCAAAAATACAAGGTCACAGTGTTGGGTTTTTACGGAGAGAAAATATAACGAGCAATTTTTGCTCCAACAAATATATTTCGCAGGGTACGTTCACCTGTGCTGAGGAGTCTTATAGATGGGTTCACTGCTGCTCCTCTTGTTGTTTTAGGTGGACCTGCTTAAGACCAAGGATCGGCTACTGGATATCACAGCAGAGCTGACGTGTGGAATCGTTAACGGACGTAAATTGCGCGTCAGGCCGGTGATAAAGCCTCCGTGGGCTGAGAAGAGGCTGCAGAGGGACTCTGAGTCCTCGCTGGAAGAGGAAAAGTCAGAGCCCGAGGGCGGCGGCGTGCTGAGCAAAGAGCAGCTGAAGGTGCTGAGGGGTCAGCGGGGCTGGCCTCACTTCAAAGACGTCTTCATGACGTCGTCGGTGGACAGAGAGGACGTGGACACGCTGAAGGTGAATTTAATGCTCGTAGTAAAGCATCCTCAAAACTTATTCAACCCTAGCTTTATTATAACATGTCTCTCCGTCCTAGAGTTACTTCCTGGTTGCAGCGAAGCCGGGCTCGTGGCCGTACCACAGCGAGGTCCTGACTGACCAGAGCCCCGAGCAGCTCTGCACCAACATCATCCGAGAGAAGCTTCTGGAGTATCTGCCGCAGGAGGTGCCCTACTCAATGACTCAGGTGACTTAAGAACGTCGAGGCTGCTCTCAATCACACGTGATGATAAGCTGGCAGCCGAGCTGAGTGCACCCATCACGTCTCTCCGCTCTGACTGACACTGCGGCTTATTTCAAgtctttcattctctctgtcACTCCACACACACGATGAAGCACCGTCCCCCTTccccaaggttcaccctcgttttagaacaagctttatccgcttggtgtttcacctcactgtgattatattttctcatcTTCTTCATATTGCCGGTTTGAAttgcgtccaatcactgaactGTGTCCactgcgctgtgattggctggaggaaacacaccagctttgtgttgtgtgtaagaCAAACTAAGAACACGTTCTTGGTCCTGATCCACCAGATGAAGACCCCTTCTCTACACCATGCATGAATTGAATTATGGCCCTTAGTATTCAAGCCCTCCTCATCATGAAGTAGATAGATAGACAAAGTACGCAATAGACAAAGAATTCTGGGATATGTAGTCATGACGGCTCCTCGTCCACTTTGTTAAATTTGAATGTCTCTGCTTTCTTTCAGTCCTTTGAACTCTGGCAGGATGGAGAAGATGGCAACCTGGATATTTCTGTGAAACTGAACGTCAGGAAGGAAACACACATGGTAAGAagtgctctctgctctcttctgGCTCTGGAGACGTGAGTCTTCTAAAGGGACTCACTGTGCATGAAATATGAGCATCTGGGATTTTTAGgcagtttgtattttgtttttttcacacctACTctcaatgtttttgtctttctgtgacTTTGCTGATGTAATACTTCCATTTCACTGTGAGGGGAAAAGTCCTCTGTCCAATGAAAGAATGATTAAAGGTCTTAGTGTATGTAACTAAGAGGATGATGTGTTGAAAGACATCTTAAGaagtgaaacataaaaaaggaaatctgatttttttcacttttggtTTCCAAGTTTTGAACACCAAGAGTCCCTAAATTTAGTTCTGGGGTAATTGATCTACCCCTAACAAAGACCCTGATTGTGGTTAGTACTTTCAAAAGGTCTAGGGAACTTTAGGGGGGAAGCAGGTCCTGCAGCACGTCTCTAGCCCTGTTCAGACCGCCGTTTCAAGTCGCAATATTTACGCCCTGAGATGTTCCACCTTCGAGCTGAATGTTGCAGAggggggatgaagtgatcccccctgtaccgtcttcagaggcaTTAGAGGAGAGACTGGATCAgctgagctctgtgtgtgtgtgtgtgtgtgtgtgtgtgtgtgtgtgtgtgtgtgtgtgtgtgtgtgtgtgtgtgtgtgtgtgtgtgtgtgtgtgtgtgtgtgtgtgtgtgtgtgtgtgtgtgtgtgtgtgtgtgtgtgtgtgtgtgtgtgtgtgtgtgtgtgtgtgtgtgtgtgtgtgtgtgtgtgtgtgtgtgtgtgtgtgtgtgtgtgtgtgtgtgtgtgtgtgtgtgtgtgtgtgtgtgtgtgtgtgtgtgtgtgtgtgtgtgtgtgtgtgtgtgtgtgtgtgtgtgtgtgtgtgtgtgtgtgtgtgtgtgtgtgtgtgtgtgtgtgtgtgcgtgtggagCTCCCGCAATGCCAAAAACTTCCTGTTATCTTCTCTGCGTTCTTCTCCGACGTGTGAGTCCGCCTTTAGAAGTGCTGCTGCTGGACTGAAACCAGAATGAGGGATTGTAACTGCTGGTCTGAGTgaagtctctccctctctttaagACACCTGTAGCCCCTCCCACGACTTCTCACATGTACTTTCCGCTCCCTCGTACCTCCAGATCCCTCTTTCCTTGTCTTCATCACCTCGTCAATATTTCAGCAGCTTTTCTGAACCATGCATATTTGATGGCAGAGAATATTTGAAGCTCCATCTGTGGAGCTGAAGCACTTCAGGCCGACGACCTGTGAGCAGACCGAcatcctcctcctgaagctttTACCTTCAGCTCAGGACGAAACcacagaaacaggcaaagaaatCCAATCTCTAATTTATGAGGAGCTCTGTCGTTCATGTTCAGATTCTTATCGATCAATCTTAGATGTCATTGTTGAgtcatgttttcagtttgagaGCTCATTGCAGAGAGCCTCACACTAATCCTCAAAGAGCGGGAAACACAATCCCCTGAAGATTTGGGATGATGATATGCAAACATTCAAACCCCACATTTAAGTGACAAATGCACAGACGACATATCAAATGTTCAAACTGAGACGTGTCTTTGCTTTTGGATTTTTGAACGCTTGATTTGAATTTGATGTCAGcgacacgtttaaaaaaaatttgggACAGAAATCCTCCGCTCTCACGTCTGCTTTgttttgtgacctttaaagtctgCATGTTGGTGTCTGATTCTTACACTCAATTTAACCGTCTGACCCTGCACACTCTGTGCTTCCTGACGCCcgctctgttttgtgttttctgtagaAGATGGTGATCGGCGCAGGGGGTCAGGTGGTGGCTCAGATGGCCCGAGAGGCGGGCGAGGACCTGAGCCGCGTCTTCCTCAGGGAAGTGAAGCTGAAGCTCTCGGTGAAGCTGAGGAAGTGAAGAAGATGGAAGAAGGACTTTGAAATGCATAAACCTCTGAAGGGATGAAGACGTGGAGAGATGGAGGACGGACATGAAGAGTCGAAGCAGGAGCAGTGACCTCCACAGACGAGATGTTTCCTGGAAACGCCTCcttctttttgactttttgactttATCTGCAGCCTCCTTTcatgcacactcacacctcGTTACAAAGACTCCTTAAGTGAGGAGGCAACAGAGGACATGTTGATGTCGTGGTGGAGAGAGATTTAACTCGTCTTTATCAGTCAAATCGAGAAATGACAGCAATAAAAAACCCGGTTGAGGAATGAAATGAATAATTGGAGTTTATTTGAGCAGTGATGTATTTTAGGCATCAAAATGACACAGACCGTCATCAAACGCATGTTTTGACAAGTTTGACAGTGTGTTCATGGCTGGGGAGGTTTGGCGAGCTGTGAAAAGGCCGATGGTTTATCTTTGGCTCTCAGAGCTCTTTACTTGGCGGGCGTTTGGCGCCTGATGGAACCTGCACAGTCATGTTCACTCAAATGTCcctgatgcccccccccccccgcccctgtTCCCTCCACTCCCACATCACTTTAGCCTTCGCCACTGCCTTTGAAGTGTGGCCATCTATCCTCTGCTACTATCACTTTTTGTTCCACTGCtttcttctccccctccccctcgccGCCTCCTCCTTCTGCTTTTTTGGCTCTTACAAAGCGGCGCTCTGCCCCCGAGGGCTGAGTCGTCTCCGTAATGGACGGCAGAATGGAGCACTAACCTGATGCTAAAATGGGTCAGATAATGGTGATTGGATTCCTTCCTGCTGCCTGTGAGTTAACTCCGTGGTTACTCTATCCAGGGCATCTTGATGAATAACCAGCTCGTGGCCTAAAGCGAGCttgacagagggagggaggggggagtggggggggggggggggggggaagaactCGTCTCACAGAAGCTGCGTCAGCCCCTCCAGCTCTCTGCGCCGGCTGCTTCTCAGTGATTAGACGAGCCGGTTACGCAGCAGAGATCACCACTTAGACAAGCCAACTGCTGCTTGCAAATATTCTAGACGATGCACGTTAAAGTCGTCCGTCAGACCCGGACACACACTTCACATGTTCACTCAATAAATGACACACTCGTTTGTTTGGGCGCCATCAGCTTTATTCAACATTCATCCACACGTACATTGTTAAAACCGTGTCCTCCAGAAGCTCCTGAGTATCCCATGAAGCGACCTTTGTCATCCTCGTGGTCACGATGAGTTTGAGCGAGGGCCGTATAACCCTTACCATTACTGGAAC carries:
- the eral1 gene encoding GTPase Era, mitochondrial, which gives rise to MALRVCARVFKGSALLSARAVVSARHESASWILTAGNAACVRGRGTGFNLTPACFISSEVLLNRLMKGKAVEEDGSIHRQPASVPPDSSEQFSLLLRGPDQPENSKVLKVAIIGAPNAGKSTLSNQILGRKVFAVSKKVHTTRSRALGVLTEDDTQIILLDTPGLTTASKVKRHQLENSLLVDPWTTVKEADLVVVMVDVADRWMCLKLDFEVLRCLAQHPDIPAILVLNKVDLLKTKDRLLDITAELTCGIVNGRKLRVRPVIKPPWAEKRLQRDSESSLEEEKSEPEGGGVLSKEQLKVLRGQRGWPHFKDVFMTSSVDREDVDTLKSYFLVAAKPGSWPYHSEVLTDQSPEQLCTNIIREKLLEYLPQEVPYSMTQSFELWQDGEDGNLDISVKLNVRKETHMKMVIGAGGQVVAQMAREAGEDLSRVFLREVKLKLSVKLRK